The Daucus carota subsp. sativus chromosome 7, DH1 v3.0, whole genome shotgun sequence genome window below encodes:
- the LOC108196602 gene encoding pyridoxal 5'-phosphate synthase-like subunit PDX1.2 — MADDENAVTVYNTTAITDLNKKNSLSMKVGLAQMLRGGVIIEVNNAEQAKIAESAGACCVVVVESVESGILRMPDPGLVKEVKRAVSIPVMAKARVGHLVEGQILEAVEVDYIDESEVMGIADEDHFINKHNFRVPFVCGCRNLGEALRRVREGAAMIRTQGEGMKLGDIVETVGSVRRVMGDIRVLSNMDDDEVFAFSKRIGAAYDIVAQTKQMGRLPVMHFACGGIVTPADAALMMQLGCDGVFVGPEVFACGNPYKKVRAIVQAVRNHTDPRVLAEVSSGFNEAMPRFNVNENRVEQFDASRTY, encoded by the coding sequence ATGGCAGACGATGAAAACGCCGTCACTGTCTACAACACCACCGCAATCACCGATTTAAACAAGAAGAATTCGTTATCAATGAAAGTGGGCCTTGCTCAGATGCTCAGGGGAGGCGTGATTATCGAGGTTAATAATGCTGAGCAAGCCAAGATTGCTGAATCAGCTGGAGCTTgttgtgttgttgttgttgagagTGTTGAAAGTGGCATCTTACGGATGCCTGACCCGGGTTTAGTGAAGGAAGTGAAAAGGGCTGTTTCGATTCCTGTAATGGCGAAAGCCCGGGTTGGGCATCTCGTCGAGGGGCAGATTCTGGAAGCGGTGGAGGTTGATTATATTGATGAGAGTGAAGTGATGGGAATTGCGGATGAGGATCATTTTATTAACAAGCATAATTTCCGGGTTCCATTTGTTTGTGGGTGTAGGAATTTGGGAGAGGCGTTGAGGCGGGTTAGAGAAGGCGCGGCAATGATTAGGACACAAggggaaggaatgaaattaggCGATATTGTTGAGACGGTTGGGAGTGTAAGGAGAGTGATGGGGGATATTAGGGTTTTGTCgaatatggatgatgatgaggtTTTCGCGTTTTCAAAGAGGATTGGTGCTGCGTATGATATAGTGGCGCAGACTAAGCAGATGGGGAGGCTTCCGGTTATGCATTTTGCGTGTGGGGGGATTGTGACTCCAGCTGATGCTGCGTTGATGATGCAATTGGGGTGTGATGGTGTGTTTGTTGGACCGGAGGTTTTTGCTTGTGGGAATCCGTACAAGAAGGTGAGGGCAATTGTGCAGGCTGTTAGGAATCATACTGATCCACGTGTGCTGGCTGAGGTAAGTTCGGGGTTTAATGAAGCAATGCCTAGGTTTAATGTGAATGAGAATCGTGTTGAACAATTTGATGCTTCCAGGACCTATTAA
- the LOC108195075 gene encoding uncharacterized protein LOC108195075: MSQLGDRDMMKKLPLDLIFCILVRLSVYDRARTSAVSREWRQLWRMSFHLRLDKSLFSQLTCNKDKDAHQSVIVRALEMIFLSRIGLIQSISFYIPPNLDQCPVARWKDHIFNPRIRWLGLCNLRNKAYEIPSCFFDCVGLTSLQLHTWILNSPYKSTRFANLVRVRLGYVKFTADISFGTRLRSLVLEHCTGIQHLACQFTSENRLIDVRVTGSEQLDWRWFECTSLLEILILKYSYSPNYKPKKPFNMTKFIGNLPRIYAFCTNGFALQVCRPVLTMINGRATKFDNLKELGLCPLGSYNLCQISNAIYLIRCFPSLRRFLAILVDDKRANPPDLASNLDSVDLKDTSLCQLHTVDVLGVTASNYVFHLVKLLLASAPSLKVMSLHCSGEVTDPGERMKIKQELQRFPKCSSGAQILLLGFGSK; this comes from the exons ATGTCACAACTTGGTGATAGAGACATGATGAAGAAGTTGCCCCTGGACTTAATATTTTGTATCCTAGTTCGTTTGTCAGTCTACGATAGAGCAAGAACTAGCGCTGTGTCAAGAGAATGGAGGCAGCTCTGGCGAATGAGCTTCCATCTACGTCTAGATAAGTCACTTTTCTCACAGCTGACTTGTAATAAAGACAAAGACGCGCACCAATCTGTTATTGTCAGAGCTCTTGAAATGATCTTTTTAAGTCGAATTGGCCTAATACAGAGTATTTCGTTCTACATTCCTCCAAATCTTGATCAGTGCCCTGTGGCTCGGTGGAAAGACCACATTTTTAATCCGAGGATAAGATGGTTAGGGCTTTGTAACCTTCGAAACAAAGCCTATGAGATCCCCTCGTGTTTCTTTGATTGTGTGGGCTTGACCAGCTTGCAGCTCCATACATGGATATTGAATTCCCCATATAAATCTACAAGATTTGCTAATCTAGTACGGGTTCGACTAGGATATGTCAAATTCACAGCTGACATTTCATTTGGGACTCGACTAAGGTCACTCGTCTTAGAACACTGTACTGGAATTCAACACTTGGCCTGCCAATTCACAAGTGAAAACCGTCTTATAGATGTGCGTGTCACTGGGAGTGAGCAACTTGATTGGAGATGGTTCGAATGCACTTCACTACTTGAAATCTTGATTCTGAAATACAGTTACTCCCCAAATTATAAACCCAAGAAGCCCTTCAATATGACCAAGTTTATTGGTAATCTGCCAAGAATCTATGCTTTCTGTACAAACGGCTTCGCTCTCCAG GTCTGCCGACCTGTACTCACTATGATAAATGGGAGAGCAACAAAATTTGACAACTTGAAAGAGTTGGGGTTGTGCCCGCTTGGATCCTATAATTTGTGTCAGATTTCAAATGCGATTTACTTAATTAGATGTTTCCCCAGCTTGCGAAGATTTTTGGCAATACTG GTCGATGATAAGAGGGCAAATCCACCAGATTTAGCAAGCAATTTGGACTCTGTAGATTTGAAAGACACATCACTATGCCAACTTCACACGGTCGATGTATTGGGTGTCACGGCTTCCAACTATGTCTTCCACTTGGTGAAGCTATTGCTTGCATCTGCTCCGTCGCTTAAAGTGATGTCACTACACTGCAGCGGGGAAGTTACTGATCCTGGTGAAAGGATGAAGATTAAACAAGAATTGCAACGTTTTCCTAAATGTTCGTCGGGGGCACAAATTTTATTGCTTGGATTCGGGAGCAAGTGA
- the LOC108196601 gene encoding tropinone reductase homolog, which yields MATTTAGVGGDKRWSLVGTTALITGGTRGIGQGIVEELAGFGASVYTCSRSQNDLDQRLAEWKSKGFTVSGSVCDLQSRAQREQLMESVASEFGGKLNILVNNAAMIVVKEATEFTAEDFSSIMGTNFEASYHLCQLAHPLLKASGTGNIVFISSVAGVVAFPRNSIYASAKGAMNQLTKNLACEWANDNIRVNSVAPWIIRTQLIGMMREEDLQGLVSRTPFGRPGEVNEVSSLVTFLCLPAASYITGQIICVDGGHTVCGY from the exons ATGGCTACGACAACAGCAGGTGTCGGTGGAGATAAAAGATGGTCTCTCGTCGGAACAACTGCCCTTATTACCGGAGGTACCCGGGGCATAGG GCAAGGGATTGTGGAAGAGTTAGCAGGGTTCGGAGCATCGGTCTATACATGTTCCCGTAGTCAGAATGATCTTGATCAACGTTTAGCAGAATGGAAAAGCAAAGGCTTCACGGTTTCAGGATCGGTCTGTGACCTGCAATCACGAGCCCAACGAGAGCAACTAATGGAATCCGTGGCATCTGAATTTGGTGGAAAGCTCAATATCCTT GTGAATAACGCTGCAATGATTGTCGTCAAAGAGGCAACGGAATTCACTGCAGAAGATTTCTCCAGCATAATGGGGACCAACTTTGAGGCCTCTTATCATCTCTGTCAGCTTGCACATCCATTACTGAAAGCATCAGGAACCGGGAACATTGTGTTCATCTCTTCAGTAGCTGGTGTTGTAGCTTTCCCACGTAACTCTATTTATGCATCCGCCAAAG GAGCTATGAACCAGCTGACGAAGAATTTGGCATGCGAGTGGGCAAATGATAATATCCGTGTCAACAGTGTTGCGCCCTGGATCATCAGAACTCAACTCATTGGAATGATGAGA gaggaagATCTACAGGGCTTGGTATCACGAACTCCATTCGGCCGCCCAGGAGAAGTTAACGAGGTTTCTTCACTAGTGACATTTCTTTGCCTTCCTGCAGCTTCATATATCACTGGCCAGATTATTTGCGTTGATGGAGGCCATACAGTCTGCGGTTATTGA